The genomic interval GAATTCGTCTTACCTGCCATCAATTCGTTAATTCGACCTTTATACCATAATTTAAAATTAAAAAAATGAGGAAGACAATTTTAATAACAGGAGCAAGCAGTGGGTTAGGAAAAGAAACAGCAAAACTATTTCAGAGAGAAGGTTGGTACGTTATTGCCACCATGCGTAAACCTGAAAGTGAAACTGAATTAAATCTCTTAGAAAATGTTCTGGTAACCAGACTGGACGTTTTGGATTTAGATTCTATTGAAACCGCGGTAAATAAGGGGATTGAAACATTTGGAAGGATTGATGTCCTACTTAATAATGCGGGTTATGGTGCCTACGGTCCTTTAGAATCTTTTTCAAGAGAGCAAATCATCCGTCAGTTTAATACAAACGTGATTGGCCTTTTAGATGTTACCAAAGCATTGCTACCACATTTTCGTGGAAATAGCAGCGGAACAATCATTAACATTTCTTCTATTGGAGGCAAAATGGCGTTTCCGTTAGGAGCGCTATACCACGGAACTAAATTTGCTGTGGAAGGCATTTCTGAATCCTTGAAATACGAAGTCTCAGAATTTGGAGGTAAAGTAAAGATTATTGAGCCAGGTGCTATCACTACTGACTTTACGGGCCGTTCTCTTGATT from Pedobacter sp. WC2423 carries:
- a CDS encoding SDR family oxidoreductase, which translates into the protein MRKTILITGASSGLGKETAKLFQREGWYVIATMRKPESETELNLLENVLVTRLDVLDLDSIETAVNKGIETFGRIDVLLNNAGYGAYGPLESFSREQIIRQFNTNVIGLLDVTKALLPHFRGNSSGTIINISSIGGKMAFPLGALYHGTKFAVEGISESLKYEVSEFGGKVKIIEPGAITTDFTGRSLDFSNNETYTEYQPFIGKIMSAMQSLFQNASPASVIANVIYQAATDDTTQLRYIAGEDAEFMIANHKQNDDESFEAGIKAQFGI